One region of Streptomyces rishiriensis genomic DNA includes:
- a CDS encoding glycoside hydrolase family 31 protein: protein MNQPAENQPQVSLAQSSPTVGTFREHGGALEWSGRQETLRVEPWGPDAVRVRARLGGPILEGLPGALLDEPPATESSVKITDVEGLLTVGALTVEVNAEGVIRFLRTDDRTELLAEERAHFWWPGTRLYTAVGNGHHRLEQRFAAYDDEKLYGLGQHQHGRLDQKGLVLDLVQRNAEVGIPVLTSSRGYTLLWNNPAIGRVELAGNGTRWVADSARQIDYWITAGAPAEAQRRYSAATGRTPMLPEWAAGFWQCKLRYRTQDELLGVAREYKRRGLPLDAIVCDFFHWTHLGEWKFDPAEWPDPAAMVRELEELGVKLVVSVWPSVSPLSENHPVMEQRGYFIGTQYGPMAHADWPDKGVASTVQVAFYDATNPGAREFVWSKIRDNYLTPYGITAFWLDACEPELKPGFPENLRYWAGPGLEVGNIYPAENARTFYEGLRATGEDEIISLNRSAWAGSQRYGAALWSGDIGTDFATLRRQIAAGLNTALSGIPWWNTDIGGFHGGDPDDPAYQEVMVRWFQFGALSPLMRLHGFRDPGMPLGPDMTGGPNEVWSYGEQAGAVMEKYLRLRERLKPYVLKVMREAHEEGLPPMRPLFLEFPDDQASWSVDDSYLFGRDLLVAPVLTAGATARTVHLPAGATWTDAWTGETYEGGAAVTVDAPLDRLPLFLRDGARLPVAE, encoded by the coding sequence ATGAACCAGCCTGCCGAGAACCAGCCTCAGGTCAGCCTCGCGCAGTCGTCGCCCACGGTCGGCACCTTCCGTGAGCACGGCGGCGCGCTGGAGTGGAGCGGCCGCCAGGAGACCCTGCGGGTCGAACCGTGGGGCCCGGACGCCGTCCGGGTGCGCGCCCGGCTCGGCGGGCCGATCCTCGAGGGGCTGCCCGGCGCGCTCCTCGACGAGCCGCCGGCCACCGAGAGCAGCGTCAAGATCACCGACGTCGAGGGTCTGCTGACCGTGGGCGCCCTCACCGTCGAGGTGAACGCCGAGGGCGTGATCCGGTTCCTGCGGACGGACGACCGCACGGAGCTCCTGGCGGAGGAGCGCGCCCACTTCTGGTGGCCGGGCACCCGGCTCTACACGGCCGTCGGCAACGGCCACCACCGCCTCGAGCAGCGCTTCGCCGCCTACGACGACGAGAAGCTGTACGGCCTCGGCCAGCACCAGCACGGCCGCCTGGACCAGAAGGGCCTGGTCCTGGACCTGGTCCAGCGCAACGCCGAGGTCGGCATCCCGGTGCTCACCTCCAGCCGCGGTTACACCCTGCTGTGGAACAACCCGGCGATCGGCCGGGTCGAACTGGCCGGCAACGGCACCCGCTGGGTCGCGGACTCGGCCCGGCAGATCGACTACTGGATCACCGCGGGCGCCCCGGCCGAGGCCCAGCGCCGCTACAGCGCGGCCACCGGCCGTACCCCGATGCTGCCGGAGTGGGCGGCGGGCTTCTGGCAGTGCAAGCTGCGCTACCGCACCCAGGACGAACTCCTGGGCGTGGCACGGGAGTACAAGCGCCGGGGCCTGCCGCTCGACGCCATCGTCTGCGACTTCTTCCACTGGACCCACCTGGGCGAGTGGAAGTTCGACCCGGCCGAGTGGCCCGACCCGGCCGCGATGGTCCGTGAGCTCGAGGAGCTCGGCGTCAAGCTGGTGGTGAGCGTCTGGCCGTCGGTGTCGCCCCTCAGCGAGAACCATCCGGTGATGGAGCAGCGCGGCTACTTCATCGGCACCCAGTACGGCCCGATGGCCCACGCCGACTGGCCGGACAAGGGCGTCGCCTCGACGGTCCAGGTGGCGTTCTACGACGCGACGAATCCCGGGGCCCGGGAGTTCGTGTGGTCGAAGATCCGCGACAACTACCTCACTCCGTACGGCATCACGGCCTTCTGGCTGGACGCCTGCGAGCCGGAGCTGAAGCCCGGCTTCCCGGAGAACCTGCGCTACTGGGCGGGTCCGGGCCTGGAGGTCGGCAACATCTACCCGGCCGAGAACGCCCGCACCTTCTACGAGGGTCTGCGCGCCACCGGCGAGGACGAGATCATCAGCCTCAACCGCTCGGCGTGGGCGGGCAGCCAGCGCTACGGCGCCGCCCTGTGGTCCGGTGACATCGGCACCGACTTCGCGACCCTGCGCCGCCAGATCGCTGCCGGGCTGAACACCGCGCTGTCGGGCATCCCGTGGTGGAACACCGACATCGGCGGCTTCCACGGCGGCGACCCGGACGACCCGGCGTACCAGGAGGTGATGGTCCGCTGGTTCCAGTTCGGCGCGCTGTCCCCGCTGATGCGGCTGCACGGCTTCCGCGACCCGGGCATGCCGCTGGGCCCGGACATGACCGGCGGCCCGAACGAGGTGTGGTCGTACGGCGAGCAGGCCGGCGCGGTCATGGAGAAGTACCTGCGGCTGCGCGAGCGGCTCAAGCCGTATGTCCTGAAGGTGATGCGCGAGGCCCACGAGGAGGGCCTGCCGCCGATGCGGCCGCTGTTCCTGGAGTTCCCGGACGACCAGGCGTCCTGGTCGGTGGACGACTCCTACCTCTTCGGCCGGGACCTGCTCGTGGCCCCGGTGCTGACGGCCGGCGCCACCGCCCGCACGGTCCACCTCCCGGCCGGCGCGACGTGGACGGACGCGTGGACGGGCGAGACGTACGAGGGCGGTGCGGCCGTGACGGTCGACGCCCCGCTGGACCGCCTCCCGCTGTTCCTGCGGGACGGGGCGCGCCTGCCGGTGGCGGAGTAG
- a CDS encoding LacI family DNA-binding transcriptional regulator, whose protein sequence is MVTLAEVAQHAGVSASTVSYVLSGKRSISTTTRQRVEQSIRELGYHPNAGARALASSRSNIIALMIPLRTDIYVPVMMEIAIAVATTARTHGYDVLLLTGEEGPDAVRRVTGSGLADAMILMDVELDDERLPLLRSTDQPSVLIGLPADTSGLTCVDLDFAATGALCAEHLAMLGHRDIAVIGEAPAVYERHTGFAERTLDGLRYRAKELGLRLLHRPCEGGYDAMALTLARVLDERPGTTGFVVQNESAVEPLLALLRQQGRAVPEDVSVVAVCPDQVAVQASVRLTSVAIPAQEMGRHAVERLVAKLEGHGSDEVVLIAPELTVRASTGPAPTVS, encoded by the coding sequence ATGGTCACCCTCGCCGAGGTCGCCCAGCACGCCGGAGTCTCGGCGAGCACGGTGAGCTATGTCCTCAGTGGCAAGAGGTCCATCTCCACGACCACCCGGCAGCGGGTCGAGCAGAGCATCCGTGAACTCGGCTACCACCCGAACGCGGGCGCCCGCGCCCTGGCCAGCAGCAGATCGAACATCATCGCGCTGATGATCCCGCTGCGCACCGACATCTACGTGCCGGTGATGATGGAGATCGCCATCGCGGTGGCCACCACCGCGCGCACCCACGGGTACGACGTCCTGCTGCTCACCGGCGAGGAGGGCCCCGACGCCGTCCGCCGCGTCACCGGCAGCGGGCTCGCCGACGCGATGATCCTCATGGACGTGGAGCTCGACGACGAGCGGCTGCCGCTGCTGCGCTCCACCGACCAGCCCTCCGTGCTGATCGGGCTGCCCGCCGACACCTCCGGGCTGACCTGCGTCGATCTGGACTTCGCGGCGACGGGGGCGCTGTGCGCGGAGCACCTGGCGATGCTGGGGCACCGTGACATCGCTGTCATCGGCGAGGCGCCCGCCGTCTACGAACGGCACACCGGCTTCGCCGAGCGCACGCTCGACGGACTCCGGTACCGGGCGAAGGAGCTGGGCCTGCGGCTGCTGCACCGCCCGTGCGAGGGCGGGTACGACGCGATGGCCCTGACCCTGGCCCGGGTCCTCGACGAGCGTCCGGGCACCACCGGGTTCGTCGTGCAGAACGAGTCGGCGGTCGAGCCGCTGCTCGCCCTGCTGCGCCAGCAGGGCCGGGCCGTGCCGGAGGACGTGTCGGTGGTGGCCGTCTGCCCCGACCAGGTCGCCGTCCAGGCCTCGGTGCGGCTGACGTCGGTCGCCATCCCCGCACAGGAGATGGGCCGGCACGCCGTGGAACGTCTCGTCGCCAAGCTCGAGGGGCACGGCAGCGACGAAGTCGTGCTGATCGCGCCCGAGCTGACGGTCCGGGCGAGCACGGGACCGGCGCCCACCGTCTCCTGA